One window of the Longimicrobium sp. genome contains the following:
- a CDS encoding SMI1/KNR4 family protein has product MSHWYWDEIESILRDRNCLDAFNLNAGASPGRIRELETDLRVELPDSVRQFLAVHDGQGPGPGLVFGLEFLSIDGIRQNWSVLDEAEIEEMNSTLAGDMSSWPEGFVKPLYWNRRWIPLTHDFGGNHIGIDLDPDVRGTVGQVIVFGRDEDEKMVIAPSFDAFLTLFIHQLRTVEWTFADGEWVTGDELLDDHYHDWLRARRA; this is encoded by the coding sequence GTGAGCCACTGGTACTGGGACGAGATCGAATCCATCCTGCGCGACAGGAACTGTCTGGACGCCTTCAACCTGAACGCAGGGGCATCTCCCGGACGCATCCGCGAACTGGAGACCGACCTGCGCGTGGAACTCCCGGATTCGGTCAGGCAGTTTCTGGCCGTGCACGATGGACAGGGGCCCGGGCCAGGTCTCGTGTTCGGACTGGAATTCCTGTCCATCGATGGAATCCGGCAGAACTGGTCCGTTCTGGACGAGGCCGAGATCGAAGAGATGAACTCAACGCTGGCCGGCGACATGTCGTCGTGGCCCGAGGGCTTCGTCAAGCCGCTCTACTGGAACCGGCGCTGGATCCCGCTGACCCACGACTTTGGCGGCAATCACATCGGGATAGACCTGGACCCGGACGTCCGTGGCACCGTTGGCCAGGTCATCGTCTTCGGCAGGGACGAGGACGAGAAGATGGTGATCGCCCCCTCGTTCGACGCGTTCCTCACGCTCTTCATCCACCAGTTGAGAACGGTTGAATGGACGTTTGCGGACGGAGAATGGGTGACCGGGGACGAGCTTCTGGACGACCACTATCACGACTGGCTCCGTGCGCGGCGGGCGTAG
- the groL gene encoding chaperonin GroEL (60 kDa chaperone family; promotes refolding of misfolded polypeptides especially under stressful conditions; forms two stacked rings of heptamers to form a barrel-shaped 14mer; ends can be capped by GroES; misfolded proteins enter the barrel where they are refolded when GroES binds), with translation MAAKELTFGVDARAALKKGVDQLAEAVKVTLGPKGRNVVIDRKFGSPLITKDGVTVAKEVELDHPIENMGAQMVKEVATKTSDLAGDGTTTATVLAQAVFREGLKNVTAGANPMSLKRGIDKAVERVIAELKSMSVETAGKKEIAQVGTISANSDEEIGNLIADAMEKVGKDGVITVEEAKGLETTLETVEGMQFDRGYLSPYFITDPDRMEAALEDALILIHDKKISNMKDLLPVLEKVAQMGRPLLIIAEDVEGEALATLVVNKLRGTLKIAAVKAPGFGDRRKSMLQDIAVLTGGQVISEEVGFKLENTVLSDLGRAKRIVVDKDNTTIVDGAGTPDAIQGRIKEIRAAVEKTTSDYDREKLQERLAKLAGGVAVINVGAATETEMKEKKARVEDALHATRAAVEEGIVPGGGVALLRAQAALKELKLEDEDENIGVRIIERALEEPIRQIANNAGVEGSIVVAKVRENGNPAYGYNARTDEYEDLVQAGVIDPTKVTRTALQNAASIAGLLLTTESVVVEKPEPKGAGAPGGMPGGGMGDMY, from the coding sequence ATGGCTGCCAAGGAGCTGACGTTCGGCGTCGACGCCCGCGCCGCGCTGAAGAAGGGCGTGGACCAGCTGGCCGAGGCCGTGAAGGTCACGCTGGGCCCCAAGGGCCGCAACGTGGTGATCGACCGCAAGTTCGGCTCGCCGCTCATCACCAAGGACGGCGTGACCGTGGCGAAGGAAGTGGAGCTCGACCACCCGATCGAGAACATGGGCGCGCAGATGGTGAAGGAGGTCGCCACCAAGACCAGCGACCTGGCCGGCGACGGCACCACCACCGCCACCGTGCTGGCCCAGGCCGTGTTCCGCGAGGGGCTGAAGAACGTGACCGCCGGCGCCAACCCCATGTCGCTGAAGCGCGGCATCGACAAGGCCGTGGAGCGCGTGATCGCCGAGCTGAAGAGCATGTCGGTGGAGACGGCCGGGAAGAAGGAGATCGCCCAGGTCGGCACCATCTCGGCCAACAGCGACGAGGAGATCGGCAACCTCATCGCCGACGCCATGGAGAAGGTGGGCAAGGACGGCGTGATCACGGTGGAGGAGGCCAAGGGGCTGGAGACCACGCTGGAGACGGTGGAGGGGATGCAGTTCGACCGCGGCTACCTGTCGCCGTACTTCATCACCGACCCGGACCGCATGGAGGCCGCCCTCGAGGACGCGCTGATCCTGATCCACGACAAGAAGATCAGCAACATGAAGGACCTTCTCCCGGTGCTGGAGAAGGTGGCGCAGATGGGCCGCCCGCTCCTGATCATCGCCGAGGACGTGGAGGGCGAGGCGCTGGCCACGCTGGTGGTGAACAAGCTGCGCGGCACGCTGAAGATCGCCGCGGTGAAGGCGCCGGGCTTCGGTGACCGCCGCAAGTCCATGCTGCAGGACATCGCGGTGCTCACCGGCGGGCAGGTGATCAGCGAGGAGGTCGGGTTCAAGCTGGAGAACACCGTCCTGTCGGATCTCGGCCGCGCCAAGCGCATCGTGGTCGACAAGGACAACACCACCATCGTGGACGGCGCCGGCACCCCCGACGCCATCCAGGGCCGCATCAAGGAGATCCGGGCGGCGGTGGAGAAGACCACCAGCGACTACGACCGCGAGAAGCTGCAGGAGCGCCTCGCCAAGCTGGCCGGCGGCGTGGCGGTGATCAACGTGGGCGCCGCCACCGAGACGGAGATGAAGGAGAAGAAGGCCCGCGTGGAGGACGCCCTGCACGCGACGCGCGCGGCCGTGGAGGAGGGGATCGTGCCCGGGGGCGGCGTGGCGCTGCTGCGCGCCCAGGCGGCGCTGAAGGAGCTGAAGCTCGAGGACGAGGACGAGAACATCGGCGTCCGCATCATCGAGCGCGCGCTGGAGGAGCCCATCCGCCAGATCGCGAACAACGCCGGGGTCGAGGGCTCGATCGTGGTGGCCAAGGTGCGCGAGAACGGGAACCCGGCGTACGGCTACAACGCCCGCACCGACGAGTACGAGGACCTGGTGCAGGCGGGCGTGATCGACCCCACCAAGGTCACCCGCACGGCGCTGCAGAACGCCGCGTCGATCGCCGGCCTGCTGCTGACCACCGAGAGCGTGGTGGTCGAGAAGCCGGAGCCCAAGGGCGCCGGCGCCCCGGGCGGCATGCCCGGCGGCGGCATGGGCGACATGTACTGA
- a CDS encoding PLP-dependent aminotransferase family protein yields the protein MTSPPAAAAAEIPLAAWTRDLKQSSLREIHELLSRPGLLSFALGMPAAELFPVRAYARAAQHVLRTEPDALQYGLPVDRLRAHVVELMARRGVRCTEAEVFLTSGAQHAMSLLGKLLVTPGDTVVVEETAYDGMVNALRPLQPRLLTVPSDLQTGMDLDALEALLAGGERPALVYAIPEGHNPLGTSMPAANRRRLAELAARYGVPVIEDDAYGLLGYDGEPPAAVRALEPRWTLYVGSFSKIIAPGLRSGWVVAPPELVQRLSILKHGSDLDVCSFAQRTLAAFLDREDIGAHLARVRGAYTARRDAMLAALAAHFPADARWSCPSAGIFVWVQTPGTDTTALLRRAVEEAGVAFVPGRAFCARGGERGGDALRLNFSRTTTDEIHDGIARLGRLLRPSREGDALSLAR from the coding sequence GTGACCTCGCCTCCTGCCGCCGCCGCGGCGGAGATCCCGCTGGCCGCCTGGACGCGGGACCTCAAGCAGTCGTCCCTGCGCGAGATCCACGAGCTGCTCTCCCGGCCGGGGCTGCTCTCGTTCGCGCTGGGGATGCCCGCGGCGGAGCTGTTTCCCGTACGGGCGTACGCTCGCGCCGCGCAGCACGTGCTGCGCACCGAGCCCGACGCGCTGCAGTACGGGCTGCCCGTGGACCGCCTGCGCGCGCACGTGGTGGAGCTGATGGCCCGCCGTGGGGTGCGGTGCACCGAGGCGGAGGTGTTCCTGACCTCCGGGGCGCAGCACGCCATGAGCCTGCTGGGCAAGCTGCTGGTGACCCCCGGCGACACGGTGGTCGTGGAGGAGACGGCGTACGACGGGATGGTGAACGCCCTGCGCCCCCTGCAGCCCCGACTGCTGACCGTTCCGTCAGACCTGCAGACGGGGATGGACCTGGACGCGCTGGAGGCCCTGCTGGCCGGTGGCGAGCGCCCCGCCCTGGTCTACGCCATTCCCGAGGGGCACAACCCGCTGGGCACCAGCATGCCCGCCGCGAACCGGCGGCGGCTGGCGGAGCTGGCCGCGCGCTACGGCGTGCCGGTGATCGAGGACGACGCCTACGGCCTGCTGGGCTACGATGGCGAGCCCCCCGCCGCCGTGCGGGCCCTGGAGCCCCGGTGGACGCTGTATGTGGGTTCGTTCAGCAAGATCATTGCGCCGGGGTTGCGGTCGGGGTGGGTGGTGGCGCCCCCGGAGCTGGTGCAGCGGCTCTCCATCCTCAAGCACGGAAGCGACCTGGACGTGTGCTCGTTCGCGCAGCGCACCCTGGCCGCGTTCCTGGACCGCGAGGACATCGGCGCGCACCTGGCGCGGGTGCGCGGGGCGTACACCGCCCGCCGCGACGCCATGCTGGCCGCGCTGGCCGCCCACTTTCCCGCCGACGCGCGGTGGAGCTGCCCGAGCGCCGGGATCTTCGTCTGGGTGCAGACGCCGGGGACCGACACCACGGCGCTGCTGCGCCGCGCGGTCGAGGAGGCCGGCGTTGCCTTCGTCCCCGGCCGCGCCTTCTGCGCGCGCGGCGGCGAGCGGGGCGGCGACGCCCTGCGGCTGAACTTCTCGCGCACCACCACGGACGAGATCCACGACGGCATCGCGCGGCTGGGGCGGCTGCTGCGTCCGTCCCGTGAGGGGGACGCCCTCTCCCTTGCCCGCTAA
- the groES gene encoding co-chaperone GroES, whose amino-acid sequence MATATEVKVKPLADRVVVKALEDTETMRGGLYIPDTAKEKPQQGEVMAVGPGKLSDEGKRIDMELKVGDKVLYGKYSGTEVTVDNEQYLILRESDVLAIVG is encoded by the coding sequence ATGGCAACCGCGACCGAGGTCAAGGTAAAGCCGCTGGCAGACCGCGTCGTCGTGAAGGCGCTGGAAGACACGGAGACGATGCGCGGCGGGCTGTACATTCCCGATACCGCCAAGGAAAAGCCGCAGCAGGGCGAGGTGATGGCGGTCGGACCCGGCAAGCTCTCGGACGAGGGCAAGCGCATCGACATGGAGCTGAAGGTCGGCGACAAGGTGCTGTACGGGAAGTACAGCGGCACCGAGGTGACCGTCGACAACGAGCAGTACCTGATCCTGCGCGAGAGCGACGTGCTCGCGATCGTCGGCTAA
- a CDS encoding nuclear transport factor 2 family protein, whose protein sequence is MDTQIDPAGIPAQAPFTGENMIREMFRAIDAREWDRLPDFFAPGAVYERPGYEPFEGLERLDRFYRHERVIASGEHRLEAVLVDGGNAACRGRFVGVHRDGSPIDESFADFYRLADGRITHRRSFFFRPAV, encoded by the coding sequence ATGGACACGCAGATCGACCCGGCAGGGATCCCGGCGCAGGCGCCGTTCACCGGGGAGAACATGATCCGCGAGATGTTCCGCGCGATCGACGCGCGCGAGTGGGACCGGCTCCCCGACTTCTTCGCCCCCGGCGCCGTGTACGAGCGCCCCGGCTACGAGCCGTTCGAGGGACTGGAGCGGCTGGACCGCTTCTACCGCCACGAGCGCGTGATCGCGAGCGGCGAGCATCGTCTGGAAGCGGTGCTGGTCGACGGGGGGAATGCCGCCTGCCGGGGCCGCTTCGTGGGCGTGCACCGCGACGGAAGCCCCATCGACGAGTCGTTCGCCGACTTCTACCGGCTGGCCGACGGCCGGATCACCCACCGCAGGTCGTTCTTCTTCCGCCCCGCGGTGTGA
- a CDS encoding branched-chain amino acid transaminase, with protein sequence MPVSSPETEWIWFNGRMVPWESATVHVMTYALHMGAAVFEGIRCYDTPRGPAIFRLDAHLLRLADSARMYRMPMPYDPGQLAAACHQVVRENRVRSAYLRPLAFLGRGPLGTNPLGKPVEVIVAALNWGTYLGTGALEEGVDVGVSSWQRLAPNTMPTMAKAAGNYLSSQLMSIEAHRHGYAEAIALDSSGLLSEGPGENLFLVRNGVLFTPPTAAAVLPGITRDTVITLARELGLEVREQTAPREALYVADELFFTGTAAEVTPIRSVDGVPVGSGGRGPVTAELQRLFFGLFDGRTEDRWGWLDYVSEAPASGAAAPPDATDPELAAV encoded by the coding sequence TTGCCCGTGTCGAGTCCCGAGACCGAATGGATCTGGTTCAATGGACGGATGGTGCCCTGGGAAAGCGCCACCGTGCACGTGATGACCTACGCGCTGCACATGGGCGCCGCGGTGTTCGAGGGGATCCGCTGCTACGACACCCCGCGCGGCCCCGCCATATTCCGCCTCGACGCGCACCTGCTGCGCCTGGCCGACTCGGCCCGGATGTACCGCATGCCCATGCCGTACGACCCCGGCCAGCTGGCGGCGGCGTGCCACCAGGTCGTGCGCGAGAACCGGGTGCGCAGCGCCTACCTGCGCCCGCTGGCCTTCCTGGGACGCGGGCCGCTGGGCACCAACCCGCTGGGGAAGCCGGTGGAGGTGATTGTGGCCGCGCTGAACTGGGGCACCTACCTGGGGACCGGCGCGCTCGAGGAGGGGGTCGACGTGGGCGTCTCGTCGTGGCAGCGCCTGGCGCCCAACACCATGCCCACCATGGCCAAGGCCGCGGGCAACTACCTGTCGTCGCAACTGATGAGCATCGAGGCGCACCGCCACGGCTACGCCGAGGCCATCGCGCTGGACAGCAGCGGTCTGCTCAGCGAGGGGCCCGGCGAGAATCTGTTCCTCGTGCGCAACGGGGTCCTCTTCACGCCGCCCACCGCCGCGGCCGTGCTCCCCGGCATCACGCGCGACACCGTGATCACGCTGGCGCGCGAGCTGGGGCTGGAGGTGCGCGAGCAGACCGCCCCGCGCGAGGCGCTGTACGTGGCCGACGAGCTCTTCTTCACCGGCACCGCGGCCGAGGTCACCCCCATCCGCTCGGTCGACGGAGTGCCGGTGGGAAGCGGCGGCCGCGGCCCCGTGACCGCCGAGCTGCAGCGCCTCTTCTTCGGCCTGTTCGACGGCCGCACCGAGGACCGCTGGGGGTGGCTGGACTACGTCTCCGAGGCGCCCGCCTCCGGGGCCGCCGCCCCGCCGGACGCCACGGACCCGGAGCTCGCGGCCGTGTAG